The genomic window CAAACTTCACATTACTGGCTAATCAGATCTTTCCAAATCCAAATCCAGAAGGCTCTATATATACTGTAGGAGATGGCGATTATAACGAGGAAATCTATCAAAATCTTGGCACGCTGGTGAGTAACGGTCTGCTGACGGTGCAATCGCCCGAGAAAGGACAAAAGAGTGAGCTGAACAATATCGACGGTGGCACGATAAAGAACAGCGGCACGCTGACAATCGGCTACAACGGCTTGCTGAATAACGACAAAAGCAGCGCCCTGTACAACAGCGGCGCAATAAATATCATGGCACTACTTAATGTTCGCGTAGGGGAGAGTGGCGGCGAAATGAAAAATTCGGGCACGATTTATAACGACGGCATAGTGCATAACATGAGTTCTTTGATGAACTTCGGAATGCTGATAAACAATAACGTGTTGTAAAACACCCAAACTTTTGCTTTTTATAACTTGGGCACGCTGGAAAACAAGGGCGGAACAATAAACAACCAAGGCGTCCTCTTTTGCACTTATGCACCTCACTTCCCAGAAGCATCGGGTTCAGTTGATGGTGGCAAGATATATCTCTATGACAGCGGTACGCTGAACAACAACGCCTGGCTGTGCATAAAGGCTCGCTCCAGGCTCGATATCGACGCGAGCAGTACGTTGAATAACCTCAGTTTCCTGCAGATCATCGGTGACGAAGGGGGAGGCACGCTAGACAACAATGGCGGTACGGTAAACAACAAGTGTGGTGACACGCCGCCAGGCGAAGATGATGATTTTGGGGGTCTCAAAGTGTATGCCGGCAAGCTGAATATAAATAACGGTGGCAAGTTGTACAGCTACGGCAGCAGTACGATAAAGACCGGTTCTGAATAATAAGAGTGGTGAGTTGAACGTCTACGATGATGGCAAGTTATGCAACTATGACAGCAGCACGCTGAATAACGCAGGCAAGTTAAATATCAACAACAGCAGTCTTGATAACTACGACAGCAGCACGCTGAACAACATCGGCACGCTGAACATCAACACTAATTCCGCGGTCGTCAACAACACTTTCAGCACGATCAACAACGACGGGATTATCAATAATGCCAACAATGATTTAGGCGAAAGAGGCTTTAGTAATAATGGAACAAATCAAGGCTCCGACAAAATTCTAGGCAGTTGGCAAGACTATGGAACTCTCAAACCTGGAAATTCCTAAGCCGCAGCTAGAATGTTGGTTGATGGCAACTATTACAAGAAAGGTGGCTCTACAGAAATAGAACTAGGAGGTACAGCCGGTGGATGGTGGAAATTTGCAGAATTCGATCGGATTGAGATTACTGGCGATCTAGAACTTGCCGGGGATTTACGTGTCTTAGCGATCAATTATTTCCAGCTTTCTGCTGGTGATTCATTTGTAATTACTAGAGTTGATGGAGATCTCGATGGTCAATATGATGGTCTCAATGAGGGAGATTCAGTCGGGAGTTTTGAAAGTGATAACAGTGGCATCCTTGAGCTCTTCATTACCTACAAAGGTGGTGATGGCAATGATATTGAGCTGTATACGGAATCAGTCTCTGGTGTTCTTCCTGAGAGCTTGCGTGAGCCAAGAATCATTGGTTCTGCTGCTGATGATTCCTTAACTGGAACCTCTGCAGATGAAGTGATCTTTGGTGGTAGTGGTGATGATGTTTTGCTAGGAGGCGGTGGAGATAATCAAGTTACTGGAGGAAATGGCGATGATCGGCTATATGGTGGTTTCGGTGATGACATTCTCAAAGGTGATCGAGGCGCTGATACCTACAGGCTGAGTCGTGGTAATGATGTGATCATCGCCTTTTCACTCGCTGAAAACGATCGCATCTCTGTAGCAGATGGAGTGGACCTTTCCTTTAAGCAAGTTGGTGATGATCTATTGATCACAGCAGATGGCATTCACACCACCTTGAAGGATGTTGATAAGGGTGAGTTTCTCGCCGCTGATGTGATTGACTTTATCTAGTCAACCAACCAAATCCTGAAGCTCAGAGCGAACAAATTCCAAATAAGCTTGGAATTTGTTCGCCAATCAACACCCTAAACTCAATCAATCAATCAGCAGCAACCCAACTGCCATGTAATCCGTATGGAATGGTTATAGGCATCTCAAGCACTGCCTGCTCGCTTAAATCGTTTGCATTCAAAATCAACAACTGACTGGCACGACGCTCTCCATTCCATACAAAAACCAACAGCCAACCATCATCCTCAGCTTCACTGCCAGGGCGTGGCACCATCAATGGCTCACTGACAAATCCACGCGGCGCTGCACTCCATAAGCATTGATCACCATTGCTCAAATCCAGTTTTTTGATCGCCTGTAGGGGGGCATAGCCGGTTTCACGCTCTGCCACAGCCATCCATGCATAACGAGCCGACAACCCTTCTCGGCGTGGATTGACCATCGCAAATTCACAACAACGCTCACTAAAGCGCTTGGTTTCAATTCCTTTCCCCAAAAGATTGATGCGGCACTGCTCTAATCGACCCTCAGGAAAAAAGTCAAAGTCCATCGAGAGGAAGTCCTCGCCGGGATCAATCGAGGGGTAATCGCTGTAGTAAATGCTCTCCAACACCAACTCATCCCCCTCCTCCCAAGCATTGAGATGGTGAAAAACAAAACCATCGGGAGCATCAAAGATGCGCGGCGGCTGCCCAGCAAAAGTGCCGCAATCACGAGGAATCAACCAAAACTTTGCCTGGCCTCCAGGCTTAGACGTTAAACATTGCGCCGCACCCTTCTGACCCAGCACAAACGGCAACGGATTGAAGTTGATCGCATTCTGCAAAAAAAGCGTCCAGTTGGGAGTAATCGCGAAGTCATGCAGAAAAGCAAAACCCTTAAAACT from Prochlorococcus marinus str. MIT 9313 includes these protein-coding regions:
- a CDS encoding calcium-binding protein; this translates as MLVDGNYYKKGGSTEIELGGTAGGWWKFAEFDRIEITGDLELAGDLRVLAINYFQLSAGDSFVITRVDGDLDGQYDGLNEGDSVGSFESDNSGILELFITYKGGDGNDIELYTESVSGVLPESLREPRIIGSAADDSLTGTSADEVIFGGSGDDVLLGGGGDNQVTGGNGDDRLYGGFGDDILKGDRGADTYRLSRGNDVIIAFSLAENDRISVADGVDLSFKQVGDDLLITADGIHTTLKDVDKGEFLAADVIDFI
- a CDS encoding carotenoid oxygenase family protein; translated protein: MISLAVSTVSDSPSTVSATSIDVPGGFDRDDWASGYCNVEQELNAVSLRPLRGQIPAELQGSHYRNGPGRFERDGQWVHHPFDGDGMITAVRFSDSKATLSNRFVRTKYWQEEEKAGRFLYRGVFGTQKRGGVKANAFDVRFKNIANTQVVQLGDQLLALWEAAGPHALDPVSLETHGLSSLNGVLKPGEAFSAHPRFDPGHHGDPRMVTFGVNTGPTSKIRLMEFATQGPDAGRLISDRTDSFKGFAFLHDFAITPNWTLFLQNAINFNPLPFVLGQKGAAQCLTSKPGGQAKFWLIPRDCGTFAGQPPRIFDAPDGFVFHHLNAWEEGDELVLESIYYSDYPSIDPGEDFLSMDFDFFPEGRLEQCRINLLGKGIETKRFSERCCEFAMVNPRREGLSARYAWMAVAERETGYAPLQAIKKLDLSNGDQCLWSAAPRGFVSEPLMVPRPGSEAEDDGWLLVFVWNGERRASQLLILNANDLSEQAVLEMPITIPYGLHGSWVAAD